The Nitratidesulfovibrio sp. SRB-5 genome includes a window with the following:
- a CDS encoding phosphoglycerate mutase, producing MHTPRIICILDGMADLPARDGQPTPLAAAHTPTLDHLAATGTAGLCQVIPCGAEAGSDAGIPALLGYDPLRHPAARGPLEALAAGLTLAPRDTAWRCNVVALDAHGTIADPAATLLPATEQTIARIVSEAFPPPSHATAHGGGFRFTVVERDTASHAASPSSPVISSSPTPAFTAPTPFTPAGPQDVVGQSPADALSNLAHHHPALHARITAANAHLARYTEKDAPHGLALWPWGCGHRPDLPPFATRRTSTATASTPGAPLAAAMVAAVPLARGLALAAGLAAPEIPGATGGADTDLAAKAAAALALLADHAVVFIHVEGPDMCAHARDARAKSALLARIDVELIAPLRTARPDALLCVTCDHITHCGDGRHHPDAVPFLLHGPGTLPHPAARFDEAACAATGLRIPSGPALLDLILRAETNRAGA from the coding sequence ATGCACACGCCCCGCATCATCTGCATCCTCGACGGCATGGCCGACCTGCCCGCCCGCGATGGCCAGCCCACCCCGCTGGCCGCCGCGCACACGCCCACCCTCGACCACCTCGCCGCCACCGGCACCGCCGGTCTCTGCCAGGTCATCCCTTGCGGCGCGGAAGCCGGTTCCGACGCGGGCATCCCCGCCCTGCTCGGCTACGACCCGCTGCGCCACCCCGCCGCGCGCGGCCCCCTTGAAGCCCTGGCCGCAGGCCTGACCCTTGCCCCCCGCGACACGGCATGGCGCTGCAACGTGGTGGCGCTGGACGCCCATGGCACTATCGCCGACCCCGCCGCCACCCTGCTCCCCGCCACGGAACAAACGATTGCCCGCATCGTGTCCGAGGCCTTCCCGCCCCCGTCCCACGCCACGGCCCACGGCGGCGGCTTCCGCTTCACGGTGGTGGAACGGGATACCGCCAGCCACGCCGCCTCTCCGTCTTCACCTGTCATCTCTTCGTCCCCCACGCCCGCGTTCACCGCACCCACGCCTTTCACGCCCGCCGGACCGCAGGATGTCGTCGGTCAATCCCCCGCCGATGCCCTGAGCAACCTGGCCCACCACCACCCGGCCCTGCACGCGCGCATCACGGCGGCCAACGCGCACCTTGCCCGATATACCGAAAAGGACGCCCCGCACGGTCTGGCCCTGTGGCCGTGGGGTTGCGGTCACCGCCCCGACCTGCCGCCGTTTGCCACCCGGCGCACTTCCACCGCCACGGCATCGACACCCGGCGCCCCCCTCGCCGCCGCCATGGTGGCGGCGGTGCCGCTGGCACGCGGACTGGCCCTTGCCGCAGGCCTTGCCGCGCCCGAAATCCCCGGCGCCACCGGCGGCGCGGATACAGACCTTGCCGCCAAGGCCGCCGCCGCCCTCGCCCTGCTGGCCGACCACGCAGTGGTCTTCATCCACGTGGAAGGCCCGGACATGTGCGCCCACGCCCGCGACGCCCGCGCCAAGTCCGCCCTGCTGGCCCGCATCGACGTGGAACTCATCGCCCCCCTGCGCACGGCCCGGCCCGACGCCCTGCTCTGCGTCACCTGCGACCACATCACCCACTGCGGCGATGGTCGCCACCACCCGGACGCCGTGCCCTTCCTGCTGCACGGGCCGGGCACGCTGCCGCATCCTGCCGCCCGGTTCGACGAGGCGGCCTGCGCGGCCACGGGCCTGCGCATTCCCTCCGGTCCCGCCCTGCTGGACCTGATCCTGCGGGCCGAGACGAACCGGGCTGGCGCGTAG
- a CDS encoding murein transglycosylase A, producing the protein MFRNLLPRGAACRFVRHFVVKAKAVRGLSCSMASSLSTGSSTAPSVAASVAASGSSAFGRACAPACARAAGALLLALVISGCASHAPRIAVPEPEMPPAVQAPAPARPALSLPPLPAYTEASPDEIRAAIAAMDPRSQGLASWNDLAPALAQSLSYMGTRPAGGVALDRSGVRVTNADFMAALRQLSGLLPQLDANPGLLAQRFRWLRVDTAWTGYYEPVLRASRTPAPGYPHPIYRTPPDMQVTEVAASGSGKQRMTYRVVNGPKGRTLRPYYDRAEIDAGALRGKGLELAWAADPVDVYILQVQGSGRVRFTDGSEARVLYAAQNGRPYVSIGRILKERGELPPDGVNMPAIRQWLENHPAQARELMNTNPSYVFFRMEEGRASGPLGCTGRPLTPWVSLATDRSVLPSGALVAFSAPVPQPAGGGAVTGLGLAQDTGGAIKGYRIDLFCGAGDRAAAVAGHLDAPGPAWLLLPRNP; encoded by the coding sequence ATGTTTCGCAACCTCCTGCCGCGTGGCGCGGCGTGTCGATTCGTACGCCATTTCGTGGTGAAAGCCAAAGCCGTGCGCGGCCTGTCCTGCTCCATGGCCTCGTCCTTGTCCACCGGGTCATCCACTGCGCCATCTGTTGCCGCATCTGTTGCCGCATCCGGCTCATCCGCATTCGGGCGTGCCTGCGCGCCTGCATGCGCCCGGGCCGCCGGGGCGCTGCTGCTGGCGCTGGTCATTTCCGGCTGTGCCTCGCATGCCCCCCGGATTGCGGTTCCCGAGCCGGAAATGCCCCCGGCGGTGCAGGCCCCGGCCCCGGCGCGCCCGGCCCTGTCGCTGCCGCCGCTGCCCGCCTACACCGAAGCCTCGCCAGATGAGATCCGCGCCGCCATCGCGGCCATGGACCCGCGCAGCCAGGGGCTTGCCTCGTGGAACGACCTGGCCCCGGCCCTGGCCCAAAGCCTTTCCTACATGGGCACCCGCCCGGCTGGCGGGGTGGCCCTTGACCGGTCGGGCGTGCGCGTGACCAACGCGGATTTCATGGCCGCCCTGCGCCAGCTGTCCGGCTTGCTGCCCCAGCTGGACGCCAACCCCGGCCTGCTTGCCCAGCGGTTTCGCTGGCTGCGCGTGGACACCGCCTGGACCGGCTACTACGAGCCGGTCTTGCGCGCCAGCCGCACCCCCGCGCCCGGCTACCCGCACCCCATCTACCGCACCCCGCCGGACATGCAGGTGACGGAAGTGGCCGCGTCCGGTTCCGGCAAGCAGCGCATGACCTACCGGGTGGTGAACGGCCCCAAGGGGCGCACGCTGCGGCCCTATTACGACCGCGCGGAAATCGACGCCGGTGCGTTGCGCGGCAAGGGGCTGGAACTGGCGTGGGCGGCGGACCCGGTGGACGTGTACATCCTGCAGGTGCAGGGTTCCGGCAGGGTCCGCTTTACCGACGGCAGCGAAGCCCGCGTGCTGTACGCCGCGCAGAACGGGCGGCCCTACGTGTCCATCGGGCGCATCCTGAAGGAACGGGGCGAACTGCCGCCCGACGGGGTGAACATGCCCGCCATCCGCCAGTGGCTGGAAAATCACCCCGCGCAGGCGCGGGAACTCATGAACACCAACCCCAGCTACGTCTTCTTCCGGATGGAGGAAGGCCGCGCCAGCGGGCCGCTGGGCTGCACGGGCAGGCCGCTGACCCCGTGGGTAAGCCTGGCCACCGACCGTTCCGTGCTGCCATCCGGCGCGCTGGTGGCCTTTTCCGCCCCGGTGCCGCAACCAGCGGGCGGCGGCGCGGTGACCGGCCTTGGCCTTGCGCAGGATACCGGCGGGGCCATCAAGGGCTACCGCATCGACCTGTTCTGCGGCGCGGGCGACCGTGCCGCCGCCGTGGCGGGGCATCTGGATGCGCCGGGGCCAGCGTGGCTGCTGCTGCCGCGTAACCCCTGA
- a CDS encoding HMA2 domain-containing protein yields the protein MISSFIDGRVRIRCDALRNPEAAAAIEGTLRETPGVLSATANPRTGGLLVEYDPDAVTQEQLLEAAKMLEAFAAQEPAAPKKSCCCRRLTKAEAMRISKRGMAGSLAALVLFGLAGRERAHIVAGGLFLAFNAYHLYAYRKRIMA from the coding sequence ATGATCAGCAGCTTCATCGACGGCAGGGTACGCATCCGGTGCGATGCGCTGCGCAACCCGGAGGCAGCCGCCGCCATCGAAGGCACCCTGCGCGAGACGCCGGGCGTGCTTTCCGCCACGGCCAATCCGCGCACCGGCGGCCTGCTGGTGGAATACGACCCGGACGCCGTGACGCAGGAGCAACTGCTGGAAGCGGCGAAGATGCTGGAAGCCTTTGCGGCGCAGGAACCGGCAGCCCCGAAGAAATCGTGCTGCTGCCGCCGCCTGACCAAGGCCGAGGCCATGCGCATTTCCAAGCGGGGCATGGCCGGGTCGCTGGCGGCGCTGGTGCTGTTCGGGCTGGCCGGGCGCGAGCGGGCGCACATCGTGGCGGGCGGGCTGTTCCTGGCCTTCAACGCCTACCATCTGTACGCGTATCGCAAGCGCATCATGGCCTAG
- a CDS encoding Ada metal-binding domain-containing protein, protein MRPTPSRFRSGPCPLAVRAAAAALLTLLLTLPLISTLTSPLTLPLTLPLTLVFSAPPAQAAQNAVYHGNVQSHIFHQQGCTYYACKACTAVFTTRKAALDAGFRPCKVCKP, encoded by the coding sequence ATGCGCCCTACACCGTCACGTTTCCGTTCCGGCCCGTGCCCGCTCGCGGTCCGCGCCGCAGCGGCGGCTCTGCTCACCCTGCTGCTGACGCTGCCCCTGATCTCGACCCTGACGTCGCCCCTGACGCTGCCCCTGACGCTGCCCCTGACGCTGGTCTTTTCCGCACCCCCCGCACAGGCCGCGCAGAATGCCGTCTACCACGGCAACGTGCAGTCGCACATTTTCCACCAGCAGGGTTGCACTTACTACGCGTGCAAGGCCTGCACGGCGGTGTTCACCACGCGCAAAGCAGCCCTGGACGCGGGTTTTCGCCCCTGCAAGGTGTGCAAGCCGTAG
- a CDS encoding sensor histidine kinase, translated as MDPRQPAERIPSILVVDDDPVARTAMCGYLREAGYAVREAGGGGDALALFDERGADAVLLDWRMPDKGGAEVLPRIAAQDPTVPVIVVSGTSEVRELARALRLGAWDFVIKPIDDMAVLDRALVRCLLRAELLREQGRRRETLEDLVRRRTEDLEDANRRLRREIAERREFERALAESEERFRQLMENSSEVFWVRDLASDRLLYLSPAYETVWGRPVREAMRGGNPRMGTVHPDDRNALETAMAGIVTSATPVDAEFRIMRPDGEVRWVHARAFPVRDGEGNVYRVAGLAEDVTARRTAEEGIRASLREKEILLREVHHRVKNNLQLIVSLLNLQAAYADGAADRERFIESRNRVASMALAHEELYRANDLASVNVADYVERLARKLAQSSVDAEVELALDLPPLFLPVSAAIPCGLILNELVTNAIKHAFPGRDAGRIAIAARRHGRQVEVRVSDDGAGLPEGFDPAGGATLGMQLVGSLVAQLGGRLEVASGIAGASFVVRFEENEAEPYGADTPDATGAPNPLSGGARLSGTFIAPDNGPDDEPDDGTDDG; from the coding sequence ATGGACCCTCGCCAACCGGCGGAACGCATTCCTTCCATCCTCGTGGTGGACGACGACCCGGTGGCCCGCACCGCCATGTGCGGCTACCTGCGCGAGGCGGGCTATGCCGTGCGCGAGGCTGGCGGCGGGGGAGACGCGCTGGCCCTGTTCGACGAGCGCGGCGCCGACGCCGTGCTGCTGGATTGGCGCATGCCAGACAAGGGCGGGGCCGAGGTGTTGCCCCGCATCGCGGCGCAAGACCCCACGGTGCCGGTCATCGTGGTGTCCGGCACCAGCGAGGTGCGGGAACTGGCGCGGGCCCTGCGCCTGGGCGCGTGGGACTTCGTGATAAAGCCCATTGATGACATGGCCGTGCTCGACCGGGCGCTGGTGCGCTGCCTGCTGCGGGCCGAACTGCTGCGCGAGCAGGGCCGCCGCCGCGAAACGCTGGAAGACCTGGTGCGCCGCCGTACCGAAGACCTGGAGGACGCCAACCGCCGCCTGCGTCGGGAAATCGCCGAGCGCCGGGAATTCGAGCGGGCTCTTGCGGAAAGCGAGGAGCGCTTTCGTCAGTTGATGGAGAACTCCAGCGAGGTGTTCTGGGTGCGCGACCTGGCCAGTGACCGGCTACTGTATCTTTCCCCGGCCTACGAAACGGTCTGGGGGCGCCCGGTGCGCGAGGCCATGCGGGGCGGCAACCCGCGCATGGGCACCGTGCACCCCGACGACAGGAACGCGCTGGAAACCGCCATGGCGGGCATTGTCACTTCGGCCACTCCGGTGGATGCGGAATTCCGCATCATGCGGCCCGACGGCGAGGTGCGCTGGGTGCATGCCCGGGCGTTTCCCGTGCGCGACGGCGAGGGCAACGTCTATCGCGTGGCCGGGCTGGCAGAGGACGTCACCGCCCGGCGCACGGCAGAGGAAGGCATACGGGCCTCGCTGCGCGAAAAGGAAATCCTGCTGCGCGAGGTGCACCACCGGGTCAAGAACAACCTGCAACTCATCGTAAGCCTGTTGAACCTGCAGGCGGCCTATGCCGACGGGGCCGCCGACCGCGAGCGGTTCATCGAAAGCCGCAACCGCGTGGCCTCCATGGCCCTGGCGCACGAGGAACTGTACCGCGCCAACGACCTGGCCAGCGTCAACGTGGCCGACTACGTGGAGCGGCTGGCGCGCAAGCTGGCGCAGTCGTCCGTGGACGCAGAGGTGGAACTGGCGCTGGACCTGCCGCCGCTGTTCCTGCCGGTGTCGGCGGCCATCCCCTGCGGGTTGATTCTCAACGAACTGGTCACCAATGCCATCAAGCACGCCTTTCCCGGTCGTGACGCGGGGCGCATCGCCATAGCCGCCCGGCGCCACGGACGCCAGGTGGAGGTGCGCGTTTCCGACGATGGCGCGGGGCTGCCGGAGGGCTTCGACCCCGCCGGGGGCGCAACGCTGGGCATGCAGCTGGTGGGCAGCCTGGTGGCGCAGTTGGGCGGGCGGCTGGAGGTGGCATCCGGCATTGCGGGGGCCAGCTTTGTGGTGCGCTTCGAGGAAAACGAGGCAGAACCCTACGGGGCGGATACGCCCGATGCCACGGGTGCCCCCAATCCGCTGTCGGGCGGGGCGAGGCTGTCCGGTACGTTCATCGCCCCGGATAACGGGCCCGATGACGAGCCCGATGACGGGACGGACGACGGGTAG
- a CDS encoding heavy metal translocating P-type ATPase, whose translation MDYRIAHELPGRLRLRCAPGSFSQDRAHDLVARIVAVDGVAEAHATVTTGSVLVRYTRTAARGEVLSVVDGFVAGGAPRRRSADKAGARASSGNGGSGGRGDRGDRGDGAEARPGAEPAARPGARGGKGAGRGAGMPSGISGNASATIPATIPAGPARQARGPMGAHLPPGTPGVAGLHGMGAMAPHGMIPDGPALSADASGVAGLGGLNGLAMAGAAPGAGGLIRYLILRPFLPRIVRMVSAFFRALPFLLKGGRSLASGRLNVDVLDAAALGISLVRGDFRSVGLITALFAVGEFLEEWTRKKSRESLAESLAVDVDTVWVKRGEAEVQVPLSALADGDLVVVRAGSSIPVDGVVAEGEAMVNQTSMTGEPLAVARRAGASVYAGTVVEEGRLDIRPTGVGSETRINQIVGFIERSEALKANVQGKAERLADAIVPYSFLLAGGVWAVTRDVARAASVLLVDYSCAIRLATPLAILTGMREGAHHGVLIKGGRFIEGLAGADTVVFDKTGTLTEARPRVAEVISLNGHGRDDVLRLAACLEEHFPHPVARAVVRKAEQESLDHQEEHAEVEYVVAHGIASRLRGKRVLVGSRHFVHEDEGVPLDEFLPVINEWAAKGYSILHLAIGGKLAGILCIEDPLRTEAAGVVRGLREQGVKRIIMLTGDGPVTAAAVANAVGVDEWRAQVLPADKADIVRQLQAEGGKVVMVGDGINDSPALSAADVGVSLRDGADLAREVADVVLSGNDLAELLVARQLAKATLRRIHVNFGSIMGLNSAFMALGLVGRAQPGMLALLHNLTTVGVALNAMRPMLGNGAAEGRRGAERTPGMMALPVGVAGEAAAGPVAGAATAVVSPTARVAAGIAGAGAAVRSALKATVQGAAKTVGTMAGKARATGESDTAMPGKGSAKVPVAAKSGPLGKSDMSGKVAPSAKDGAKPTKPVKSAKSAKSGKSAKTTDETGSAKGGARATGKAARKTGGSGTA comes from the coding sequence ATGGACTATCGCATAGCACACGAACTGCCGGGGCGCCTGCGCCTGCGCTGCGCCCCCGGTTCGTTTTCCCAGGACCGGGCGCATGATCTTGTGGCCCGCATCGTGGCCGTGGACGGCGTGGCAGAGGCGCACGCCACCGTCACCACCGGCAGCGTGCTGGTACGCTACACCCGCACCGCCGCGCGCGGCGAGGTGCTGTCCGTGGTGGACGGCTTTGTGGCCGGGGGCGCGCCGCGCCGCAGGTCGGCCGACAAGGCCGGGGCGCGTGCGTCTTCTGGCAACGGCGGCAGCGGCGGCAGGGGTGACAGGGGTGACAGGGGTGACGGGGCCGAGGCCCGGCCCGGTGCCGAACCCGCTGCCAGGCCCGGAGCACGCGGCGGCAAGGGCGCGGGCAGGGGGGCAGGCATGCCCTCCGGCATCAGCGGCAACGCTTCCGCCACCATCCCCGCCACCATCCCCGCCGGACCTGCTCGTCAGGCGCGCGGCCCCATGGGTGCGCATCTGCCGCCAGGGACTCCCGGCGTGGCCGGCCTGCACGGCATGGGTGCCATGGCCCCTCATGGCATGATTCCGGACGGTCCTGCACTGTCGGCAGACGCGTCGGGCGTGGCCGGGTTGGGCGGACTGAACGGACTGGCCATGGCCGGTGCCGCGCCCGGCGCGGGCGGACTGATCCGCTACCTGATCCTGCGTCCCTTCCTGCCGCGCATCGTGCGCATGGTCTCCGCATTCTTCCGCGCGCTCCCCTTCCTGCTCAAGGGGGGGCGGTCGCTGGCTTCCGGTCGTCTCAACGTGGACGTGCTGGACGCGGCGGCGCTGGGCATCTCGCTGGTGCGGGGCGACTTCCGCTCCGTGGGGCTGATCACCGCGCTGTTCGCCGTGGGCGAGTTCCTGGAGGAATGGACCCGCAAGAAGTCGCGCGAAAGCCTGGCCGAAAGCCTGGCCGTGGACGTGGACACCGTGTGGGTGAAACGCGGCGAGGCAGAGGTGCAGGTGCCCCTTTCCGCCCTGGCCGATGGCGACCTCGTGGTGGTCCGCGCCGGTTCGTCCATCCCCGTGGACGGCGTGGTGGCCGAGGGCGAAGCCATGGTCAACCAGACCTCCATGACCGGCGAACCGCTGGCCGTGGCCCGGCGCGCCGGGGCCTCGGTGTACGCGGGCACCGTGGTGGAGGAAGGGCGGCTGGACATCCGGCCCACCGGCGTGGGGTCCGAGACGCGCATCAACCAGATCGTGGGCTTCATCGAACGGTCAGAAGCCCTGAAGGCCAACGTGCAGGGCAAGGCGGAGCGCCTGGCCGACGCCATCGTGCCGTACAGCTTCCTGCTGGCGGGCGGGGTGTGGGCCGTCACCCGAGACGTGGCCCGCGCCGCGTCGGTGCTGCTGGTGGACTACTCGTGCGCCATCCGCCTGGCCACGCCCTTGGCCATTCTGACCGGCATGCGCGAAGGCGCGCACCATGGTGTGCTCATCAAGGGGGGGCGGTTCATCGAAGGTCTGGCGGGCGCGGACACCGTGGTCTTCGACAAGACGGGCACCCTCACCGAGGCGCGCCCCCGCGTGGCGGAGGTCATTTCGCTGAACGGGCATGGCCGCGACGACGTATTGCGCCTGGCCGCCTGTCTGGAAGAGCATTTTCCCCATCCCGTGGCCCGCGCCGTGGTGCGCAAGGCCGAGCAGGAATCGCTGGACCATCAGGAAGAACACGCAGAGGTCGAATACGTGGTGGCCCACGGCATCGCCTCGCGCCTGCGCGGCAAGCGCGTGCTGGTGGGCAGCCGCCACTTCGTCCACGAGGACGAGGGCGTGCCTCTGGACGAATTCCTGCCCGTGATCAACGAATGGGCGGCCAAGGGCTACTCCATCCTGCACCTGGCCATCGGGGGCAAGCTGGCGGGCATCCTGTGCATAGAAGACCCGCTGCGGACCGAGGCCGCCGGGGTGGTGCGCGGCCTGCGCGAGCAGGGCGTGAAGCGCATCATCATGCTGACCGGCGACGGGCCGGTGACGGCGGCGGCGGTGGCCAACGCCGTGGGCGTGGACGAATGGCGCGCCCAGGTGCTGCCCGCCGACAAGGCCGACATCGTGCGGCAGTTGCAGGCCGAGGGCGGCAAGGTGGTGATGGTGGGCGACGGCATCAACGATTCGCCCGCCCTGTCCGCCGCCGACGTGGGCGTTTCCCTGCGAGACGGGGCAGACCTTGCCCGCGAGGTGGCCGACGTGGTGCTTTCCGGCAACGACCTTGCGGAACTGCTGGTGGCGCGTCAGTTGGCAAAGGCAACCCTGCGGCGCATCCATGTGAACTTCGGGTCCATCATGGGGCTGAATTCGGCCTTCATGGCCCTTGGCCTGGTGGGCCGGGCGCAGCCCGGCATGCTGGCTCTGCTGCACAACCTGACCACCGTGGGCGTGGCCCTGAACGCCATGCGGCCCATGCTGGGCAATGGCGCGGCAGAAGGGCGGCGCGGCGCGGAGCGCACGCCGGGGATGATGGCGCTGCCCGTGGGCGTGGCCGGAGAGGCTGCGGCTGGCCCGGTTGCCGGGGCGGCCACCGCCGTGGTTTCGCCCACAGCACGGGTTGCGGCGGGTATTGCCGGGGCGGGTGCCGCCGTCAGGTCCGCGCTGAAGGCCACCGTGCAGGGCGCTGCCAAGACGGTGGGTACCATGGCGGGCAAGGCCCGGGCGACCGGGGAATCGGACACCGCCATGCCGGGCAAGGGCTCCGCAAAGGTTCCGGTTGCTGCGAAGTCAGGCCCATTAGGAAAGTCTGACATGTCGGGCAAGGTCGCCCCGTCTGCCAAAGATGGCGCCAAGCCGACCAAGCCCGTAAAATCCGCCAAATCCGCCAAATCCGGCAAGTCGGCCAAAACCACCGACGAAACCGGTTCGGCCAAAGGCGGGGCCAGGGCCACCGGCAAGGCTGCCCGCAAGACCGGCGGTTCCGGCACGGCATAA
- a CDS encoding homoserine dehydrogenase: MPQKPLVIGMAGFGTVGSGLVRVLDENRQWITERTGREMVIKTILVRDLAKPRAWPVPQGATLTADPAVLTDDPEIDVLVELMGGIAAPHAIIKRALEAGKHVVTANKALLAEDGYDLYRLAEQKNVGLHHEASVAGGIPIVQTLKESLAGNRIGSLVGILNGTANYILSEMTSNGLDFATALGQAQELGYAEADPTLDIEGHDTAHKLVLLIRLAYGMDYPYAELPVQGIAGIDRMDIEFARELGFRIKLLAQVREVDGKLEAGVFPTLVKHTFLIARVGGAYNAIRLEGNAVGPVFLHGLGAGSLPTASAVLADLMTVARGAAPHNTGFQRQVPPRADILPPADAESSYYVRAMVPDNPGVLRDLAGAMADHSISIAQAIQKGQHPQGVPLVFMTHAAKASAIQGAIAQVQAAGLLLAPPVCYRVLQ; this comes from the coding sequence ATGCCCCAGAAGCCGCTGGTCATAGGCATGGCCGGGTTCGGCACCGTGGGCAGCGGCCTTGTCCGCGTGCTGGACGAGAACCGCCAGTGGATCACCGAGCGCACCGGCCGCGAAATGGTCATCAAGACCATTCTGGTGCGCGACCTGGCCAAGCCGCGCGCCTGGCCCGTGCCGCAGGGCGCAACCCTGACCGCCGACCCGGCAGTGCTCACCGACGACCCGGAAATCGACGTGCTGGTGGAACTGATGGGCGGCATTGCCGCCCCCCACGCCATCATCAAGCGGGCGCTGGAAGCGGGCAAGCACGTGGTCACCGCCAACAAGGCCCTGCTGGCCGAAGACGGCTACGACCTGTACCGCCTGGCCGAGCAGAAGAACGTGGGCCTGCACCACGAGGCCAGCGTGGCCGGGGGCATCCCCATCGTCCAGACGCTGAAGGAAAGCCTGGCGGGCAACCGCATCGGCTCGCTGGTCGGCATCCTGAACGGCACGGCCAACTACATCCTGTCCGAGATGACCAGCAACGGCCTGGACTTCGCCACCGCCCTCGGGCAGGCGCAGGAACTGGGCTACGCCGAGGCGGACCCCACGCTGGACATCGAAGGCCACGACACCGCCCACAAGCTGGTGCTGCTGATCCGCCTGGCCTACGGCATGGACTACCCCTACGCCGAACTGCCCGTGCAGGGCATTGCGGGCATCGACCGCATGGACATCGAGTTCGCGCGCGAACTGGGCTTTCGCATCAAGCTGCTGGCTCAGGTGCGCGAGGTGGACGGCAAGCTGGAGGCCGGGGTGTTTCCCACCCTGGTCAAGCACACCTTCCTCATCGCCCGGGTGGGCGGCGCGTACAACGCCATCCGCCTGGAAGGCAACGCCGTGGGCCCCGTGTTCCTGCACGGGCTTGGCGCGGGCAGCCTGCCCACCGCCAGCGCCGTGCTGGCCGACCTGATGACCGTGGCGCGCGGCGCCGCCCCGCACAACACCGGCTTTCAGCGTCAGGTGCCGCCCCGCGCGGACATCCTGCCCCCGGCAGACGCCGAAAGCAGCTACTACGTGCGCGCCATGGTGCCGGACAACCCCGGCGTGCTGCGCGACCTGGCCGGGGCCATGGCCGACCACTCCATCAGCATCGCCCAGGCCATCCAGAAGGGGCAGCACCCCCAGGGCGTGCCGCTGGTGTTCATGACCCACGCCGCCAAGGCCAGCGCCATCCAGGGCGCCATCGCCCAGGTGCAGGCCGCCGGGCTTCTGCTTGCGCCGCCTGTGTGCTACCGCGTGTTGCAGTAA
- a CDS encoding amidohydrolase family protein, which translates to MFLDVHTHAFHPKIAAKVLQQLESHYGISPVGEGVVEDLLPRAKRAGLDGVVVHCAATAAAQVVPANAFAVELQRHHPEVVAFGTVHPEYQDWEHQLDRLRAAGIRGLKLHPEFQGFRLDDPRLLPIIEAAQDDFVFMCHIGDKLPPAENPSCPYKLAALLDAFPRARFIAAHLGGYQHWQYALEALVGREVWMDTSSSLSFIDDATLHAIFDRHDRERILFGSDYPLFDPADECHRLQRRLDLSDGEIEVLLSSAATLLGLDGTTNVSAPPA; encoded by the coding sequence ATGTTCCTCGACGTCCACACCCACGCCTTCCACCCCAAGATCGCGGCCAAGGTCCTGCAACAGCTGGAATCGCACTACGGCATCTCGCCCGTGGGCGAAGGCGTGGTGGAAGACCTGCTGCCCCGCGCCAAACGCGCCGGGCTGGACGGCGTGGTGGTGCACTGCGCCGCCACCGCCGCCGCGCAGGTGGTGCCCGCCAACGCCTTTGCCGTGGAATTGCAGCGCCACCACCCGGAGGTGGTGGCCTTCGGCACCGTGCATCCGGAATATCAGGACTGGGAACACCAGTTGGACCGGCTGCGCGCGGCGGGCATCCGGGGGCTGAAGCTGCACCCGGAATTCCAGGGCTTCCGCCTGGACGACCCGCGCCTGCTGCCCATCATCGAGGCGGCGCAGGACGACTTCGTGTTCATGTGCCACATCGGCGACAAGCTGCCCCCGGCGGAAAACCCCTCCTGCCCGTACAAGCTGGCCGCCCTGCTGGATGCCTTTCCGCGCGCCCGGTTCATCGCCGCGCACCTGGGCGGCTACCAGCACTGGCAGTACGCGCTGGAAGCGCTGGTGGGCCGCGAGGTGTGGATGGACACCTCCAGCAGCCTCTCGTTCATCGACGACGCCACCCTGCACGCCATCTTCGACCGGCACGACCGCGAGCGCATCCTGTTCGGCAGCGACTATCCCCTGTTCGACCCCGCCGACGAATGCCACCGCCTGCAACGGCGGCTGGACCTTTCCGACGGCGAAATAGAGGTGCTGCTGTCCAGCGCGGCCACCCTGCTGGGGCTCGACGGAACAACGAACGTCTCCGCGCCCCCGGCATAG
- a CDS encoding acyl-CoA thioesterase, with amino-acid sequence MDGFPVPEIWLAHRVSYGETDMMGVVYYAEYLHFFERARSEFIRSRGMGYATVEERGIILPVREARCRYRSPARFDDLIQIRAGISEWGRASLTFVYEIRDEGRNRLLADGMTQHACINRDGKPVPVPGWLRDLLK; translated from the coding sequence ATGGACGGCTTTCCCGTGCCGGAAATCTGGTTGGCCCATCGGGTGTCCTACGGTGAAACGGACATGATGGGCGTTGTGTACTATGCGGAATACCTGCACTTCTTCGAGCGTGCCCGCAGCGAATTCATCCGCTCGCGGGGCATGGGCTATGCCACCGTGGAAGAGCGCGGCATCATCCTGCCGGTGCGCGAGGCACGCTGCCGCTACCGCAGCCCGGCCAGGTTCGACGACCTGATCCAGATACGCGCGGGCATCAGTGAATGGGGCCGCGCCTCGCTGACCTTCGTGTACGAGATTCGGGACGAGGGACGCAACAGGTTGCTTGCCGACGGCATGACCCAGCATGCCTGCATCAACCGCGACGGCAAGCCGGTGCCGGTGCCCGGCTGGCTGCGTGACCTGCTGAAATAA